Proteins co-encoded in one Alphaproteobacteria bacterium PA2 genomic window:
- a CDS encoding 2-hydroxychromene-2-carboxylate isomerase, whose protein sequence is MLEVFFDCSSPWTYLAFENLKALQKELQVETAWKPILVGGIFNTVNPSVYAQRETPVPAKARYMGKDLRDWARFTGLTIKFPPSVFPVNSVKAMRGCIWLEPQGRMLDFATAVFEAYWSHDQDISKDEVLKTVCEKSGIDPDAFFEGIAQAQVKDQLRLNTEEVIARGGFGSPTIFVGGNDMYFGNDRLPLIRDAVLRVRAQA, encoded by the coding sequence ATGCTTGAAGTGTTTTTTGACTGTTCCAGTCCCTGGACCTATCTGGCCTTTGAAAACCTCAAGGCCCTGCAGAAGGAATTGCAGGTCGAGACTGCCTGGAAGCCCATTCTGGTCGGGGGCATATTCAACACGGTTAATCCCAGCGTCTACGCCCAGAGGGAGACCCCGGTCCCGGCCAAGGCGCGCTATATGGGCAAGGACCTGCGGGACTGGGCCCGGTTCACGGGCCTGACCATCAAGTTTCCGCCCAGCGTCTTTCCGGTGAACAGCGTCAAGGCCATGCGCGGCTGCATCTGGCTGGAGCCCCAGGGCCGGATGCTGGACTTCGCCACCGCCGTCTTTGAAGCCTATTGGAGCCATGACCAGGACATTTCAAAGGACGAGGTCCTGAAGACCGTCTGCGAAAAGAGCGGGATCGACCCGGACGCCTTCTTCGAGGGAATCGCGCAGGCGCAGGTCAAGGACCAGCTGAGGCTCAATACCGAGGAAGTCATAGCCCGGGGCGGCTTCGGCTCGCCCACCATCTTTGTCGGCGGGAACGACATGTATTTCGGCAATGACCGCCTTCCCCTGATCCGCGACGCCGTTCTGCGGGTCCGGGCCCAAGCCTGA
- a CDS encoding methionyl-tRNA formyltransferase: MRIAFLGTPDIAAACLAALAQAGHEVAMVYSQPPAPRGRGHDLKPSATHAMALSLGLEVRTPTSMRDPDVIAAFQALKLDAAVVVAFGQILPAAVLDAPRLGSFNLHASLLPRWRGAAPIQRAIMAGDAQSGVQVMRMTEGLDEGPVLAGAVLDISPLETAGTLHDRMMAAGADLLVRTLADIAAGRAVETPQSEEGATYAKKIRTKEARLDWTRPAVDLDRKIRGLSPFPGAWFDLPSDKGPVRVKALLSRAEDGAGEPGEVLDEALLVATGAGAVRLLRVQREGKGAQDAEVFLRGTPVLPGTRFP; encoded by the coding sequence ATGCGCATAGCCTTTCTCGGAACCCCTGACATCGCCGCCGCCTGCCTTGCGGCCCTGGCGCAGGCCGGGCACGAGGTCGCCATGGTCTATTCCCAACCCCCGGCGCCTCGGGGTCGGGGCCATGACCTCAAGCCCTCCGCCACTCACGCCATGGCCCTGTCCCTGGGTCTTGAGGTCCGCACGCCGACCTCAATGCGCGATCCCGACGTCATTGCAGCCTTCCAGGCCCTGAAGCTAGACGCCGCTGTGGTGGTGGCGTTCGGCCAGATACTTCCCGCCGCTGTGCTCGACGCACCCCGGTTGGGATCCTTCAACCTTCACGCCTCCCTCCTGCCTCGGTGGCGTGGCGCCGCGCCGATCCAGCGGGCCATCATGGCCGGAGACGCGCAGTCTGGAGTCCAGGTCATGCGCATGACCGAGGGCCTGGATGAAGGCCCGGTCCTGGCCGGCGCGGTTCTCGACATCAGCCCCCTGGAAACCGCCGGAACCCTGCATGACCGGATGATGGCGGCGGGCGCAGATCTGCTGGTCAGGACCCTGGCCGACATCGCCGCAGGCCGCGCCGTTGAAACGCCCCAGTCCGAAGAAGGCGCCACCTACGCTAAGAAGATCCGGACGAAGGAAGCCCGCCTGGACTGGACCAGGCCCGCTGTCGACCTGGATCGCAAGATCCGCGGTCTCTCGCCCTTTCCGGGGGCCTGGTTCGACCTGCCGAGCGACAAGGGCCCGGTCAGGGTCAAGGCCCTGCTGTCCCGGGCCGAAGACGGTGCAGGCGAGCCCGGCGAAGTGCTGGATGAGGCCCTGCTGGTGGCGACTGGCGCCGGCGCCGTTCGGCTTCTCAGGGTCCAGCGGGAAGGCAAGGGCGCCCAGGATGCCGAGGTCTTCCTGCGGGGAACGCCTGTGCTGCCGGGAACCCGGTTTCCCTGA
- a CDS encoding succinyl-diaminopimelate desuccinylase, translating into MIDPVSLTQALIRRPSVTPADAGAMDIVEQTLSGLGFACRRMTFGQIENLYARYGSERPNLCFAGHTDVVPVGDAAAWSREAFAADIVDDVLIGRGAVDMKSAIAAFAAACADAIEAGEVKGSISFLITGDEEGVATDGTVKVVQALQAEGEVIDHCIVGEPTSSERFGDMVKIGRRGSINVNITVEGIQGHVAYPHRAANPIPVLVALLARLQETELDQGYLGFQPSNLELTNFDVGNPTTNLIPAEARARLNIRFNPNHTGQSLADWIAGEALAAQEGFQGNVIVKPTISGEAFLTEPGAFTQLISSAVTDVAGSPPDLSTTGGTSDARFIRALCPVVEVGLVGKTMHSVDERAPVSEILQLQAVYREIIRRYFATFSTAG; encoded by the coding sequence GTGATTGATCCGGTCAGCCTGACACAGGCCCTCATCCGCCGCCCCTCGGTCACCCCTGCGGACGCGGGCGCCATGGATATTGTCGAGCAGACCCTCAGCGGTCTGGGCTTCGCCTGTCGCCGGATGACCTTTGGTCAGATCGAAAACCTCTACGCCCGTTACGGCTCGGAGCGCCCCAACCTCTGCTTTGCCGGCCACACCGACGTGGTGCCGGTGGGCGATGCCGCGGCCTGGAGCCGCGAGGCCTTCGCCGCCGATATCGTGGATGACGTGCTGATCGGGCGGGGCGCCGTGGACATGAAGAGCGCCATCGCCGCCTTTGCCGCCGCCTGCGCCGACGCCATCGAGGCGGGCGAGGTGAAGGGCTCGATCTCCTTCCTCATCACCGGGGATGAAGAAGGCGTCGCCACGGACGGGACGGTCAAGGTTGTCCAGGCCCTGCAGGCCGAAGGCGAAGTCATCGATCACTGCATTGTCGGCGAGCCCACCAGCTCCGAGCGGTTCGGCGACATGGTCAAGATCGGCCGCCGGGGCTCGATCAATGTGAACATCACCGTCGAGGGCATTCAGGGCCACGTGGCCTATCCCCACCGGGCGGCCAATCCGATCCCGGTCCTGGTCGCCCTGCTGGCCCGCCTGCAGGAGACCGAACTGGATCAGGGCTATCTGGGGTTCCAGCCTTCGAATCTCGAGCTCACCAATTTTGATGTGGGCAATCCCACCACCAATCTGATCCCCGCCGAAGCCCGGGCCCGGCTGAATATCCGCTTCAATCCCAACCATACCGGCCAGAGCCTGGCCGACTGGATCGCCGGGGAAGCCCTTGCGGCCCAGGAAGGCTTCCAGGGAAATGTCATCGTCAAGCCGACCATCAGCGGCGAAGCCTTCCTGACCGAGCCCGGCGCCTTCACCCAGCTGATCAGCTCGGCTGTGACGGATGTGGCGGGCTCACCGCCGGACCTTTCGACCACCGGCGGCACCTCGGACGCGCGGTTCATCCGCGCCCTCTGCCCGGTGGTTGAGGTGGGTCTGGTGGGCAAGACCATGCATTCGGTGGATGAACGGGCGCCGGTGTCGGAAATCCTGCAATTGCAGGCGGTCTATCGCGAGATCATCCGCCGCTATTTCGCGACGTTTTCCACAGCCGGATAA
- a CDS encoding tRNA pseudouridine(38-40) synthase TruA: MPRYRLTIEYDGGPYCGFQAQPDLPSVQGALEAAVKAFCGQTLRVAAAGRTDTGVHATGQVVHIDLEKPWPAETVRNALNAHLAKESVVVLDAEVTQGDWHARFSATERRYLYRILNRAAPAALERGKVWRLKGELDAEAMHHAAQTLVGHHDFTTFRDLKCQAKSPLKTLDVARVSRIGDEVHLVFEARSFLHRQVRSMTGTLAQVGLGRWTMADVEAALEAKDRQACGPVAPADGLYLTGVGYPAVENVAK, from the coding sequence ATGCCCCGCTACCGGCTGACCATTGAATATGACGGCGGCCCCTATTGCGGCTTCCAGGCCCAGCCGGACCTGCCCTCGGTCCAGGGCGCTCTCGAAGCGGCGGTGAAGGCCTTCTGTGGCCAGACCCTGCGAGTGGCGGCTGCGGGCCGGACGGACACCGGCGTCCACGCCACCGGCCAGGTGGTCCATATCGATCTCGAAAAGCCCTGGCCGGCTGAAACCGTCCGCAATGCCCTCAACGCCCACTTGGCAAAGGAGTCAGTGGTGGTGCTGGATGCGGAGGTGACGCAAGGGGACTGGCACGCCCGGTTCTCAGCGACCGAGCGCCGCTATCTCTACCGCATCCTCAACAGGGCGGCGCCCGCGGCCCTGGAGCGAGGCAAGGTCTGGCGCCTGAAGGGTGAGCTGGACGCCGAGGCAATGCACCACGCCGCCCAGACGCTGGTTGGGCATCATGACTTCACCACTTTCCGGGACCTGAAGTGTCAGGCCAAGTCGCCCCTCAAGACCCTGGATGTGGCTCGGGTCAGCCGCATTGGCGATGAGGTGCATCTGGTCTTCGAAGCGAGGTCCTTCCTGCACCGGCAGGTCCGGTCCATGACCGGCACCCTGGCCCAGGTTGGTCTGGGACGCTGGACGATGGCGGATGTCGAGGCCGCGCTCGAAGCGAAGGACCGACAGGCCTGCGGCCCGGTTGCGCCCGCCGACGGCCTCTACCTGACAGGGGTCGGTTATCCGGCTGTGGAAAACGTCGCGAAATAG
- a CDS encoding peptide deformylase produces MAIREILVVPDPVLKQVSTPVEVVDDALRALMDDMLETMYDAPGIGLAAIQIGVPKQVIVMDLAGKDEPPQPRYFVNPKIIWASEETAPYEEGCLSVPEIFDEVERAAQVKIQYLDYHGKEVTELADGLFSVCIQHEMDHLKGVLFIDYLSRLKRERAVSKVKKLVRAA; encoded by the coding sequence ATGGCTATTCGCGAAATCCTGGTCGTCCCAGATCCCGTCCTCAAGCAGGTCTCCACCCCGGTCGAGGTGGTCGACGACGCCCTGCGCGCCCTCATGGATGACATGCTCGAGACCATGTATGACGCGCCGGGCATTGGCCTCGCCGCCATCCAGATCGGCGTGCCTAAACAGGTCATCGTCATGGACCTGGCCGGCAAGGACGAGCCCCCCCAGCCCCGCTATTTCGTCAATCCGAAGATCATTTGGGCCTCGGAAGAAACCGCCCCCTATGAAGAGGGCTGCCTCTCGGTCCCCGAAATCTTCGACGAGGTCGAGCGCGCCGCCCAGGTGAAGATCCAGTACCTGGACTATCACGGCAAGGAAGTGACCGAACTGGCCGATGGCCTGTTTTCCGTCTGCATCCAGCACGAGATGGACCACCTCAAGGGCGTGCTGTTCATCGACTACCTCTCGCGCCTGAAGCGCGAACGGGCGGTGTCCAAGGTCAAGAAGCTGGTACGCGCCGCCTAA
- the dapD gene encoding 2,3,4,5-tetrahydropyridine-2,6-dicarboxylate N-succinyltransferase, producing MNMSSDLKSVIEAAWEVRDTLTTATRGEVREAVEETINQLDAGTLRVASRGDDGVWTTHQWAKQAILLSFRLTANSLIEADAPGPYWDKVPSKFTGWDAARFEAAGLRAVPGCVARRGSFIARNVVLMPSFVNIGAYVDEGTMVDGWATVGSCAQIGKNVHLSGGAGIGGVLEPLQANPTIIEDNCFIGARSEVAEGVIVREGSVLSMGVYLTSTTPIVDRRTGEVITGEVPPYSVIMSGSRPSPHEGMPSTYCAVIMKTVDARTRSKTSINELLRE from the coding sequence CTGAACATGTCCAGTGATCTGAAGTCCGTCATCGAAGCCGCCTGGGAGGTCCGCGACACCCTGACCACCGCCACCAGGGGCGAGGTCCGCGAGGCAGTCGAGGAAACCATCAACCAGCTGGACGCTGGAACCCTGCGGGTCGCCAGCCGGGGCGATGATGGCGTCTGGACCACACATCAGTGGGCCAAGCAGGCCATCCTGTTGTCCTTCCGCCTGACCGCCAACAGCCTGATCGAGGCGGATGCGCCAGGTCCCTACTGGGACAAGGTGCCTTCCAAGTTCACCGGTTGGGACGCCGCCCGCTTCGAGGCCGCGGGCCTTCGCGCCGTGCCCGGCTGCGTCGCCCGCCGGGGCAGCTTCATCGCCCGCAATGTGGTGCTGATGCCCTCCTTCGTGAACATCGGCGCCTATGTGGATGAGGGCACCATGGTCGATGGCTGGGCCACGGTCGGCTCCTGCGCCCAGATCGGCAAGAACGTGCACCTGTCCGGCGGCGCCGGCATTGGCGGGGTGCTGGAGCCCCTGCAGGCCAATCCCACCATCATCGAGGACAACTGCTTCATCGGCGCCCGGTCGGAAGTGGCCGAGGGCGTCATCGTCCGCGAGGGCAGCGTCCTGTCCATGGGGGTCTATCTGACCTCCACCACACCGATCGTCGACCGCAGGACTGGCGAAGTGATCACCGGCGAAGTGCCGCCCTATTCGGTGATCATGTCCGGCAGCCGGCCGAGCCCGCACGAAGGCATGCCTTCGACCTATTGCGCGGTGATCATGAAGACCGTCGACGCCCGCACCCGGTCCAAGACCTCGATCAACGAGCTGCTGCGGGAATAG
- a CDS encoding DNA recombination protein RmuC, producing MNLDPVLLLAVLFFAAAVVAIFWALMERSRADKAEARVYGLQDAAARVKVLEEMGAKTAALLQGEAVTAIAEQVLKRADETLHNREQLAQARLEAQLKPVAETLARFQEQVTAVEKVRAEESGGLKQQIADLMQASAATQAETRKLSSALRRGAGVQGRWGEQTLRNVLEAAGLTKHYDFTEQTSTDTDEGRRRPDVTVRLPGGAVFVIDAKCSINAFLDAQDAGDEALQEAAYVRHTQSVRAHFLGLSAKAYWDQFDASPDFVAMFIPGDSFLAAAVERAPDLMTEAMDKRVLIVTPTTLFALCKAVAYGWRVEEQAANAQEISKLGRELYKRLSVMGGHAAAVGKALDQAVGRYNQFVGSLETQVMTQAKRFEDLKVDHEGRELPDLSPVETAVRPFSKLSTVGNDDETGAVPALTLKGRSPTS from the coding sequence ATGAACCTTGATCCTGTCCTTCTCCTTGCTGTCCTGTTCTTCGCCGCCGCTGTGGTCGCCATCTTCTGGGCCCTGATGGAACGGAGCCGCGCCGACAAGGCCGAGGCCCGGGTCTATGGCCTTCAGGACGCCGCCGCCCGGGTAAAGGTGCTCGAGGAAATGGGCGCCAAGACCGCCGCCCTGCTGCAGGGCGAGGCGGTGACCGCCATCGCCGAGCAGGTGCTCAAGCGGGCCGACGAGACCCTCCACAATCGCGAACAGCTGGCCCAGGCCCGGCTGGAGGCCCAGCTCAAGCCGGTGGCCGAGACCCTGGCCAGGTTCCAGGAACAGGTGACGGCTGTGGAGAAGGTCCGGGCCGAGGAGTCCGGCGGCCTGAAACAGCAGATCGCCGACCTGATGCAGGCCTCAGCCGCCACCCAGGCCGAGACCCGCAAGCTGTCCTCCGCCCTGCGCCGGGGCGCCGGGGTCCAGGGCCGCTGGGGGGAGCAGACCCTGCGCAATGTCCTGGAGGCCGCCGGCCTGACCAAGCACTATGACTTCACTGAACAGACCTCGACCGACACCGATGAGGGCCGCCGCCGTCCCGACGTGACCGTCCGCCTGCCGGGCGGGGCGGTCTTTGTCATCGACGCCAAGTGTTCGATCAACGCCTTCCTCGACGCCCAGGACGCCGGGGACGAGGCCCTGCAGGAGGCGGCCTATGTCCGCCATACCCAGAGCGTCCGCGCCCACTTCCTGGGCCTGTCGGCCAAGGCCTACTGGGACCAGTTCGACGCCTCGCCCGACTTCGTGGCCATGTTCATTCCCGGCGACAGCTTCCTGGCCGCGGCCGTCGAGCGGGCGCCGGACCTGATGACCGAGGCCATGGACAAGCGGGTGCTGATCGTCACCCCCACCACCCTTTTCGCCCTCTGCAAGGCCGTGGCCTATGGCTGGCGGGTGGAGGAGCAGGCGGCCAACGCCCAGGAGATCTCGAAGCTCGGCCGCGAGCTCTACAAGCGCCTCTCCGTCATGGGCGGCCATGCTGCGGCGGTGGGCAAGGCCCTCGACCAGGCCGTCGGGCGATATAACCAGTTCGTCGGGTCCCTCGAGACCCAGGTCATGACCCAGGCCAAGCGGTTCGAGGATCTCAAGGTGGACCATGAGGGCCGGGAACTGCCGGACCTGAGCCCCGTTGAAACCGCCGTGCGGCCCTTCTCCAAGCTCTCGACGGTCGGGAATGATGATGAAACAGGCGCCGTCCCCGCCTTGACGCTCAAGGGTCGCTCACCTACCTCCTGA
- a CDS encoding phytanoyl-CoA dioxygenase yields the protein MSSLPLLTAEQMASFVARGFLRFDGVVPDEINRQFMDSVGEIAPAVPGQKLRRTYGEILARADIPQVAAGTPLASAYPQGSAMERLLGLPLVAGAVRSLVGEAPIFDHHFLHVTFPPAYHEGGESVSQHTHQDSTIDPRQAFDLQIMYYPHRVTRPMGGTRFVPGTHLRRVSEVALGRYQNIRGQQHMVCEAGTLLFLHSGIWHGGGVNLSDDTRTMFKIRINPTKTQVRQFDLETLKPQVQQRPIFYLKGPQPPSVEQILMTPEPWFEQDTGRLEFVNRIKLWRYLTGDPTYDADYWLTRLENSPALA from the coding sequence ATGAGCAGCCTGCCGCTTCTCACCGCTGAACAGATGGCGAGCTTTGTCGCCCGGGGCTTCCTGCGGTTCGACGGCGTTGTGCCGGACGAGATCAACCGCCAGTTCATGGACTCTGTCGGCGAGATTGCCCCGGCCGTCCCCGGACAGAAGCTGCGGCGGACCTATGGCGAGATCCTGGCCCGGGCGGACATACCGCAGGTCGCCGCCGGGACGCCCCTGGCCAGCGCCTATCCCCAGGGTTCGGCCATGGAGCGCCTGCTGGGCCTGCCCCTTGTGGCCGGCGCTGTCCGCAGCCTGGTGGGTGAGGCGCCGATCTTTGACCACCACTTCCTGCATGTCACCTTTCCGCCCGCCTATCATGAGGGCGGCGAAAGCGTCAGCCAGCACACCCACCAGGACTCGACCATCGATCCCCGCCAGGCCTTCGACCTGCAGATCATGTACTATCCGCACCGGGTCACCCGACCCATGGGCGGCACCCGGTTCGTGCCCGGCACCCACCTCCGCAGGGTGAGCGAGGTGGCGCTGGGCCGCTATCAGAACATACGCGGCCAGCAGCATATGGTCTGCGAGGCCGGAACCCTGCTCTTCCTGCATTCGGGCATATGGCACGGGGGCGGGGTCAACCTGTCGGACGATACCCGGACCATGTTCAAGATCAGGATCAATCCCACGAAGACACAGGTTCGGCAGTTTGATCTGGAAACCCTCAAACCCCAGGTCCAGCAGAGGCCGATCTTCTACCTCAAGGGACCTCAGCCCCCCAGTGTCGAGCAGATCCTGATGACCCCCGAGCCCTGGTTCGAGCAGGACACGGGCCGGCTGGAATTCGTCAACCGGATCAAGCTGTGGCGGTATCTGACCGGCGACCCGACCTATGACGCCGACTACTGGCTGACCCGGCTGGAAAACAGCCCGGCCCTGGCCTGA
- a CDS encoding shikimate dehydrogenase, with the protein MAQSFGATSTTDDVLQGVDLSGRRVLVTGVSAGLGVETARTLAAHGATVVGAARNLAKAETATVPVREQAAQGGGLELVELDLASLASVRACADALLADGRPFDVIICNAGVMATPMGKTVDGFETQFGTNHLGHFVLVNRIARLLKEDGRLVNLASAGHRFSDVDLEDPNFDHTPYSEFGAYGRSKTANVLFAVEFDRRHRARGVRAAAVHPGGIQTELGRHVTPQATQAMIASINASNQAAGAEPFVWKTIPQGAATTVWSGFVADADEVGGKYCEDCHVAEIKDIEGVRGGVRSYALDPESARALWTKSEEMVGESYS; encoded by the coding sequence ATGGCTCAATCTTTTGGCGCGACCTCAACTACTGACGATGTCCTTCAGGGCGTTGACCTGTCAGGCCGGCGAGTCCTTGTGACCGGTGTCTCGGCAGGCCTTGGCGTCGAGACAGCCCGTACCCTGGCGGCTCATGGAGCCACGGTGGTCGGCGCCGCCCGGAACCTGGCGAAGGCTGAAACAGCAACCGTCCCGGTCCGTGAACAGGCTGCTCAGGGCGGCGGCCTGGAACTGGTGGAGCTGGACCTTGCATCACTGGCCAGCGTTCGCGCCTGCGCCGACGCCCTGCTGGCGGATGGACGTCCATTCGACGTCATAATCTGCAATGCCGGAGTCATGGCGACCCCTATGGGAAAGACCGTCGACGGCTTTGAGACCCAGTTCGGAACCAATCACCTGGGCCACTTCGTCCTGGTCAACCGGATCGCCAGACTCCTGAAAGAGGACGGAAGGCTGGTGAATCTGGCGTCCGCCGGACACAGGTTCTCCGACGTCGACCTGGAAGATCCCAACTTCGACCACACGCCCTATTCCGAGTTCGGGGCTTATGGCCGGTCAAAGACGGCCAATGTCCTGTTCGCCGTGGAGTTCGACCGCCGCCACAGGGCGAGGGGCGTCCGCGCTGCCGCCGTGCATCCGGGCGGAATCCAGACCGAGCTTGGCCGTCATGTGACGCCGCAGGCCACCCAGGCCATGATTGCCAGCATCAATGCCAGCAATCAGGCGGCAGGCGCGGAACCCTTTGTCTGGAAGACCATCCCCCAAGGCGCAGCGACCACTGTCTGGAGCGGTTTCGTCGCGGATGCGGATGAAGTCGGCGGGAAGTATTGCGAGGACTGCCACGTCGCGGAGATCAAGGACATTGAGGGCGTCCGTGGCGGAGTCCGCTCCTATGCCCTTGATCCTGAAAGCGCCAGGGCGCTCTGGACCAAAAGCGAAGAGATGGTCGGCGAGTCCTACTCCTAG